Proteins found in one Choloepus didactylus isolate mChoDid1 chromosome 3, mChoDid1.pri, whole genome shotgun sequence genomic segment:
- the SMIM43 gene encoding small integral membrane protein 43, protein MEWELNLLLYLALFFFLLFLLFLLLFVVIKQLKNSVASTAGSLQPGRLSLHREPWGFSREQAV, encoded by the coding sequence ATGGAGTGGGAGCTCAACTTGCTGCTCTATCTGGCGCtcttcttcttcctgctctttttACTTTTCCTCTTGCTCTTCGTGGTCATCAAGCAATTGAAGAACTCGGTGGCCAGCACTGCCGGATCTCTCCAGCCCGGGCGGCTCTCGCTGCACCGGGAGCCTTGGGGCTTTTCTCGCGAGCAAGCAGTGTGA